Proteins found in one Rhinolophus ferrumequinum isolate MPI-CBG mRhiFer1 chromosome 9, mRhiFer1_v1.p, whole genome shotgun sequence genomic segment:
- the LOC117027701 gene encoding 10 kDa heat shock protein, mitochondrial-like, with protein MTGQVFSKFLPLFDRVLVERSVAETVTKGGIMLPEKSQGKILQAAVVAVGSGSKGKGREIQPVSVKVGDKVLLSEYGGTKVVIDDKDHFLFRDGDILGKYVD; from the coding sequence ATGACAGGACAGGTATTTAGTAAGTTTCTCCCCCTCTTTGACCGAGTATTAGTTGAAAGGAGTGTTGCAGAAACTGTAACCAAGGGAGGCATTATgcttccagaaaaatctcaaggaaaaatATTGCAAGCAGCAGTAGTAGCTGTTGGATCCGGTTCTAAAGGAAAGGGCAGAGAGATTCAACCAGTTAGCGTGAAAGTTGGAGATAAAGTTCTTCTTTCAGAATATGGAGGCACCAAAGTAGTTATAGATGACAAGGATCATTTCTTATTTAGAGATGGTGACATTCTTGGAAAGTATGTAGACTGA
- the LOC117027104 gene encoding LOW QUALITY PROTEIN: lysophosphatidylcholine acyltransferase 2B-like (The sequence of the model RefSeq protein was modified relative to this genomic sequence to represent the inferred CDS: inserted 1 base in 1 codon; substituted 1 base at 1 genomic stop codon), translated as MSQPPSDWKLDACESAVSLRTSKSLYSPAVANPFVQQTHISTWRWAYIILMGTVLVPLRATCIAFLFIFLWPVAVLCTIGRSARPTKPAKSWRSKLAQPALKFLFQATFFSAGFLVKVKGKKAPRDEAPIFVTAPHSTFFGAIACVVAGLPSVVSASQNAQIPVAGKFLLSTQPVLVTREDPDSRKTTRNEILKRVTSKRKWPQILIFPEGVCTNRTCLVTFKLGAFSPGVPVQPVLLGYPNTLDTVTWTXRGFTGFPACMLTLSQLFTRVQIEFMPVYIPNDQEKKDPILFANTVRINMANALGVPVTDHTYADGRLMITAGNLQLPMETGLVEFTKISQKLKLDWDNLHQRLDEFASKGGKIGIEEFANYLKLPISETLRQLFALFDRKNDGSIDFREYVIVLTVLCNPANTEKILQMSFKLFDLDEDGFITEQELAAILQAAFGVPDLDVSRVFQEIYGQNSRXISYENFKKFALKHPEYAKLFNSYLDLQVAYIYALHKNSFNLCIQMLKSALKMVKAPSR; from the exons ATGTCTCAGCCACCCTCGGACTGGAAGCTGGACGCCTGTGAGTCGGCCGTCAGCCTGAGAACGAGCAAGTCCTTGTATTCGCCAGCGGTGGCCAACCCCTTCGTGCAGCAGACGCACATCAGCACGTGGCGCTGGGCCTACATCATCCTCATGGGGACTGTGCTGGTGCCGTTGCGGGCGACCTGCATCGccttcctcttcatcttcctctgGCCGGTGGCTGTGCTTTGCACCATAGGCCGTTCTGCTCGCCCAACCAAGCCCGCCAAGAGTTGGAGAAGCAAACTGGCGCAACCCGCTCTCAAATTCTTGTTTCAGGCGACGTTCTTTTCAGCAGGGTTTCTGGTTaaagtgaaagggaaaaaggCACCCCGCGACGAGGCCCCCATTTTCGTTACGGCGCCGCACTCCACTTTCTTTGGCGCAATCGCCTGTGTTGTGGCTGGGTTACCCTCGGTGGTCTCTGCAAGTCAAAACGCACAGATCCCAGTGGCTGGGAAATTCCTACTGTCAACGCAGCCCGTGCTCGTGACCCGAGAGGACCCTGATTCCAGGAAGACTACCCGGAATGAAATCCTGAAGCGAGTGACATCCAAAAGGAAGTGGCCACAGATCCTGATTTTCCCAGAAGGAGTGTGTACCAATCGCACGTGTCTGGTCACTTTTAAACTAGGGGCCTTCTCTCCCGGTGTTCCTGTGCAGCCAGTGCTGCTCGGGTACCCAAACACCCTGGACACAGTGACCTGGACCTGACGGGGGTTTACAGGCTTCCCGGCCTGCATGTTGACCCTGAGTCAACTCTTCACCAGGGTACAAATTGAGTTTATGCCTGTTTACATCCCAAacgatcaagaaaaaaaagacccCATTCTTTTTGCCAATACAGTGAGGATCAACATGGCAAATGCTCTGGGGGTGCCTGTGACAGACCACACTTACGCAGATGGAAGATTGATGATTACTGCAGGTAACCTTCAACTACCCATGGAAACTGGTTTGGTGGAATTTACAAAAATTAGCCAGAAATTGAAGTTAGATTGGGATAACCTTCACCAGCGTTTGGATGAATTTGCTTCAAAAGGAGGGAAGATAGGAATTGAAGaatttgcaaattatttaaaactccCAATTTCAGAGACCCTGAGACAACTTTTTGCCCTTTTTGACAGGAAGAATGATGGCAGCATAGACTTCAGAGAGTATGTGATAGTTCTGACTGTTTTATGTAATCCTGCCAACACTGAAAAGATTCTGCAAATGTCGTTTAAGCTTTTTGATCTTGATGAGGATGGTTTCATAACAGAACAAGAGTTGGCTGCGATACTTCAGGCAGCTTTCGGAGTCCCAGATCTTGATGTTTCCAGAGTCTTTCAGGAAATATATGGACAGAACTCAA TCATTTCATATGAGAACTTTAAGAAATTTGCCTTGAAGCATCCAGAATATGCCAAGTTATTTAATTCATACTTAGATCTCCAGGTAGCCTATATATATGCATTACACAAGAATAGTTTTAATCTCTGTATTCAAATGTTAAAGTCAGCCCTGAAAATGGTGAAAGCACCTTCCAGGTAG